A stretch of Alkalicella caledoniensis DNA encodes these proteins:
- a CDS encoding FAD-dependent oxidoreductase: MKVAVFGGGWAGCAAAIEARKAGADVELVERTDMLLGTGLVGGIMRNNGRFTVAEELKAMGANELIDLIDNNSLHKNIDFPGHEHSSLYNVAIIESEVRDLVHKMGIKTIFQMRGKEVRLKDNKVTEVLLDDGSKMKADAFIDATGSAGPIENCTKHGNGCVMCIYRCPTFGGRISISEKAGVKESQGKKEDGSTGAMSGSCKLIKESLAKDIQDRLKNAGVCIVPVPKDLQKKDALELKVCQQYAHKEYQENIILLDCGNSKMMTAYYPLSVLRNIPGFEKARFADPISAGIGNSMRLMSSVPRDNTMQVQNIDNLYCAGEKAGFLVGHTEAICTGTLAGYNAVKKVKGEKPLEISRNLAIGEGIAFNLEQMQTEEGLQNRYTFSGTILFERIKELDLYTTDIGDIKARVEENGLTNIYK; encoded by the coding sequence GTGAAAGTAGCAGTATTTGGTGGAGGATGGGCAGGCTGTGCAGCTGCCATAGAAGCTAGAAAAGCTGGAGCAGATGTAGAGTTAGTTGAACGCACAGATATGCTATTAGGAACTGGACTTGTTGGCGGCATAATGAGAAATAATGGTAGGTTTACTGTGGCAGAAGAACTTAAAGCCATGGGAGCTAACGAGCTTATAGATTTAATAGATAATAATTCTTTGCATAAAAATATCGATTTTCCTGGCCATGAACATAGTTCTTTATACAATGTTGCCATAATAGAATCAGAAGTGAGAGACCTGGTACATAAAATGGGAATAAAAACTATTTTTCAAATGCGGGGAAAAGAAGTAAGGTTAAAAGATAATAAAGTAACAGAGGTCTTACTTGATGATGGAAGTAAAATGAAAGCAGATGCATTCATTGATGCAACAGGAAGTGCTGGCCCTATTGAGAACTGTACAAAGCATGGCAATGGGTGTGTAATGTGTATATATAGATGCCCAACCTTCGGAGGTAGAATTTCTATCTCTGAAAAAGCTGGTGTGAAAGAATCCCAAGGGAAAAAGGAAGATGGCTCAACAGGGGCCATGAGTGGATCCTGTAAGCTAATTAAAGAATCTTTAGCAAAGGACATTCAAGATAGATTGAAAAATGCAGGTGTTTGCATAGTCCCTGTACCTAAGGATCTACAAAAAAAAGATGCACTGGAACTAAAAGTATGTCAACAGTATGCCCATAAAGAATACCAGGAAAACATCATATTGCTTGATTGTGGGAATTCAAAGATGATGACAGCATATTATCCATTATCTGTTTTGAGGAACATTCCAGGCTTTGAGAAGGCAAGATTTGCAGACCCAATATCAGCTGGGATTGGTAACTCCATGAGGCTTATGAGCTCTGTGCCAAGGGATAATACCATGCAAGTACAAAACATTGATAATCTATACTGTGCTGGTGAAAAAGCAGGTTTTTTAGTTGGGCATACTGAAGCTATTTGTACGGGAACATTAGCTGGATATAACGCGGTAAAAAAGGTTAAGGGGGAGAAGCCCTTAGAGATAAGTCGTAATCTGGCAATAGGTGAGGGTATAGCTTTTAATTTAGAACAAATGCAAACAGAAGAAGGCTTACAGAACAGATACACTTTTTCTGGAACCATATTATTTGAGAGAATTAAAGAGTTGGATTTGTATACTACAGACATAGGAGATATTAAAGCTAGGGTAGAAGAAAATGGTCTAACTAACATATACAAATGA
- a CDS encoding helix-turn-helix transcriptional regulator: protein MELSERQNKIIEIVRANQPITGEDIAQRLSLTRATLRPDLSILTMSGLLDARPRVGYFYVDKGVSNLTGEHIKKLKVADVKSMPIVISEGQSVYDGIVTLFLEDVGTIYVVKDGYLSGVVSRKDLLKNAMGKNDLEAIPIDVVMTRLSHIIYVEEHTSVYEAMAKIINYQVDSLPVVKKVITDGKELLEVVGRFSKTNIAKLFLEMAEGK from the coding sequence ATGGAGCTATCTGAAAGACAAAATAAGATTATTGAAATAGTTAGAGCAAACCAACCAATAACCGGTGAGGATATAGCACAAAGATTATCTCTTACTAGGGCAACCTTGAGGCCTGATTTGTCAATACTAACAATGTCAGGATTGTTGGATGCCAGACCAAGGGTTGGGTATTTTTATGTTGATAAAGGTGTAAGTAACCTAACAGGTGAACATATAAAAAAACTTAAGGTAGCAGATGTTAAAAGTATGCCTATCGTTATATCTGAAGGACAAAGTGTTTATGATGGTATAGTTACATTATTTTTAGAGGATGTAGGAACTATATATGTTGTAAAAGATGGCTACTTATCTGGTGTGGTATCTCGGAAAGATTTATTAAAAAATGCCATGGGGAAAAATGATCTAGAAGCAATACCCATAGATGTTGTGATGACAAGGCTTTCCCATATTATATATGTTGAAGAACATACATCGGTTTATGAAGCTATGGCAAAAATAATAAACTATCAAGTGGACTCTCTACCAGTTGTGAAAAAAGTTATAACAGATGGAAAAGAACTTCTTGAAGTTGTGGGGAGATTCTCAAAAACAAATATAGCCAAGTTGTTTTTAGAAATGGCTGAAGGTAAATAG
- a CDS encoding IS1182 family transposase, producing MSFIKGTDRKQKTMFPDCIEDYIGEDNPVRVIDEYVELVNMSAFTKSKEHRRGAPGYHPSVLLKLYLYGYVNGIRSSRKLETESHRNIEVVWLLQKLKPDFKTIADFRKENKTQLKQVFKDFTKLCKDLKLLGEEFIAIDGTKIQANNSKKNNFSKKKIQRHKQYIEDKVNSYLDLLESSDKDDSPKLKYTPEEIQQKIEKLKERKIKFEELEKKLQDSESNEISTVDEDARLMDNKNNGVTVAYNIQTAVDSKHSIIVAYDVTNNPADQGNLNSLAEETKDIFGKRKLEVAADKGYYQADDLMKCERNQTTVYLPKQSYSNATGDKDFYGDKFTYVPEKDLYICPLGHELRRINHKSKEPKRIKYRNYDACKNCESKSKCTTAAKGRIINRSPSQDFLDTIDARTEANMDKYLQRQMIVEHPYGTIKRTMNAGYFLTRGMDSVTTETALVLLAYNFKRVINIIGVKELLRILVALRPTLSLYFYMFKSYCTKRQEIYG from the coding sequence TTGTCATTTATAAAAGGTACAGATAGAAAGCAAAAAACAATGTTTCCTGACTGCATAGAAGATTACATAGGTGAGGATAATCCCGTTAGAGTAATTGATGAATACGTAGAACTGGTCAATATGAGTGCATTCACTAAATCAAAGGAACACCGCAGAGGTGCACCAGGATATCATCCCTCTGTTTTATTGAAGTTATATCTATATGGGTATGTAAATGGCATAAGATCATCTAGAAAGCTAGAAACAGAATCTCACAGGAATATAGAAGTGGTTTGGCTATTACAAAAACTAAAACCTGATTTTAAAACAATAGCTGATTTCAGGAAAGAAAATAAAACTCAGCTAAAACAAGTTTTCAAGGATTTTACTAAGTTGTGTAAGGATCTCAAACTATTAGGCGAGGAATTCATAGCAATAGATGGGACTAAAATTCAAGCTAATAATTCAAAGAAGAATAATTTCTCAAAGAAAAAAATACAAAGACACAAACAATATATCGAAGATAAGGTTAATTCCTATCTAGATTTGTTAGAAAGCAGTGACAAAGACGATTCACCTAAACTTAAGTATACACCTGAAGAAATTCAGCAAAAAATTGAAAAACTCAAGGAGCGTAAAATTAAATTTGAAGAGTTGGAAAAAAAACTACAGGATAGCGAAAGTAATGAAATATCTACAGTTGACGAAGATGCTAGGCTAATGGACAACAAAAACAATGGTGTTACTGTAGCATATAACATACAAACAGCTGTAGACTCTAAGCATAGTATTATAGTGGCATATGATGTTACAAACAATCCCGCAGATCAAGGCAATCTAAATTCACTTGCAGAAGAAACTAAAGATATATTTGGAAAAAGGAAACTCGAAGTAGCAGCAGATAAAGGCTATTACCAAGCAGACGATCTTATGAAATGTGAGAGAAACCAAACAACAGTCTATTTGCCAAAACAGTCGTATTCTAACGCCACAGGAGACAAAGATTTCTACGGAGATAAATTTACTTATGTGCCTGAAAAAGATTTATATATTTGTCCTTTAGGACATGAACTTCGCAGAATAAATCACAAATCAAAAGAACCAAAGAGAATAAAATATAGAAACTACGATGCCTGTAAAAACTGTGAATCAAAAAGCAAATGTACCACTGCAGCTAAAGGCAGGATAATAAATCGATCACCTAGCCAAGATTTTTTGGATACTATAGATGCTAGAACAGAAGCAAATATGGACAAATACCTACAAAGACAGATGATTGTTGAGCATCCTTATGGAACCATCAAAAGGACAATGAATGCTGGGTATTTTTTAACAAGAGGGATGGATTCTGTAACTACAGAGACAGCCCTAGTTTTGCTAGCCTATAATTTTAAAAGAGTAATAAATATTATAGGTGTGAAAGAACTACTAAGGATATTAGTAGCTCTTAGACCCACTTTATCATTGTATTTTTATATGTTTAAGTCATATTGCACCAAAAGACAGGAAATTTACGGCTAA
- a CDS encoding deoxyguanosinetriphosphate triphosphohydrolase has product MSIRQISEELEKKMFSQYAAFSSESKGRKVPELPCAIRTQYQRDRDRILHSKAFRRLKHKTQVFLSPESDHFRTRLTHTLEVAQISRTIARALRLNEDLTEAIALGHDLGHTPFGHAGEEALNSVASFGFKHNEQSLRIVETLEKDVGLNLTYEVLDGILNHTGSVKPITLEGQIVKIADRIAYINHDIEDAISARIISADQLPYKPIQILGFEKGKRIDTLIKDIVVSSVFKDTINQSTEVKEAMTELRNFLFERVYINSPAKLQEQKAKNVITLLYHFYMEFPRKLNTETITKIKDDNLERTVCDFIAGMTDRYILKKFGEHFLPLPWQGY; this is encoded by the coding sequence GTGAGCATACGACAAATCAGTGAGGAATTAGAAAAAAAGATGTTTAGCCAATATGCAGCTTTTAGTAGTGAATCCAAAGGTAGAAAAGTACCAGAGCTCCCATGTGCCATTCGAACCCAATACCAAAGGGATAGAGATAGAATATTACATTCCAAGGCCTTTAGACGTCTCAAACACAAAACTCAAGTGTTTTTATCACCTGAAAGTGATCACTTTCGTACAAGATTAACACATACCTTAGAAGTGGCGCAAATATCTAGAACTATAGCAAGGGCACTGCGACTTAACGAAGATTTGACGGAGGCTATAGCTTTAGGCCATGACTTAGGACATACTCCATTTGGGCATGCAGGTGAAGAGGCTTTAAACTCAGTGGCTTCATTTGGGTTTAAACACAATGAACAAAGCCTTAGAATAGTTGAAACCCTTGAAAAAGATGTAGGCTTAAATTTGACATATGAAGTTTTAGATGGAATTCTAAACCATACAGGTAGTGTAAAGCCTATAACATTAGAAGGACAAATAGTAAAAATAGCTGATAGGATTGCTTATATCAATCACGATATTGAGGATGCTATAAGCGCCAGAATAATATCAGCAGACCAATTGCCATATAAACCTATTCAGATTCTTGGTTTCGAAAAAGGAAAGCGCATCGATACATTAATTAAAGACATAGTTGTATCAAGTGTTTTTAAAGATACAATTAACCAGTCAACAGAAGTTAAAGAAGCTATGACAGAGTTGAGGAACTTTCTATTCGAAAGGGTGTACATTAACTCACCAGCAAAGCTTCAAGAACAAAAGGCAAAAAACGTCATAACATTATTATACCATTTTTACATGGAATTTCCACGGAAATTGAATACAGAAACAATTACCAAGATAAAAGATGATAATTTAGAAAGAACAGTATGTGATTTCATAGCTGGAATGACAGATCGCTATATATTAAAAAAGTTTGGGGAACATTTTTTGCCTCTTCCTTGGCAAGGTTATTGA
- a CDS encoding pseudouridine synthase: MEKELIKIERLQKFMASAGVASRRKSEELILEGKVKVNGQLVTELGFKVSQSDLVEVEGKEIYKPKGHVYYLLNKPTGYVTTVSDPQGRKTVMELVPKDHRVFPVGRLDIMTEGLLILTDDGELAYKLTHPKHMVEKEYHVKVNGIVAQEHITNLREGIMLDDGKTSPAKVEILNIQGGEATLSLIIHEGKNRQVRRMMEAVGRKVITLRRVKYGNLTLEGVQLGKYRNLTEEEVQWLIQN, encoded by the coding sequence ATGGAAAAGGAGTTGATTAAAATAGAGAGGCTACAGAAATTTATGGCTAGTGCAGGTGTTGCATCCAGAAGAAAATCAGAGGAACTTATATTAGAAGGTAAAGTAAAGGTTAATGGTCAACTGGTGACAGAACTAGGGTTTAAGGTTTCTCAAAGTGACTTAGTGGAGGTAGAAGGAAAAGAAATCTACAAGCCCAAAGGACATGTTTACTATCTCCTAAATAAACCAACTGGTTATGTTACAACTGTATCAGATCCTCAAGGCAGGAAAACCGTTATGGAATTAGTTCCAAAAGATCATAGAGTATTCCCTGTGGGGAGGCTAGACATAATGACAGAAGGGTTGCTTATACTTACCGATGATGGAGAGCTAGCATATAAACTCACACACCCTAAGCATATGGTGGAAAAAGAATATCATGTTAAGGTAAATGGGATAGTAGCACAAGAACATATAACAAACTTGAGAGAAGGTATTATGTTAGATGATGGAAAAACATCCCCTGCAAAAGTAGAAATCTTAAATATCCAAGGGGGAGAAGCTACCCTTTCATTGATAATCCATGAAGGGAAAAACAGACAAGTTCGTAGGATGATGGAAGCTGTAGGAAGAAAGGTTATCACGTTACGTAGGGTAAAATACGGAAACCTGACCCTAGAGGGAGTGCAACTAGGTAAATACCGGAACCTTACTGAAGAAGAAGTTCAATGGTTGATACAAAATTAA
- a CDS encoding D-alanyl-D-alanine carboxypeptidase family protein, with translation MKKHLRILSILVLTILLFPSSLAFGQEDINLNSYIVIDSETGYVLYENNPDIPYAPASITKVMTMYLIFEALESGQISKDEIVVPGEQVRTVQRPGNSQIFIEPGSELFTVDELIKAIAVPSGSDAAIAMAEHIAGSEINFVTMMNDKARELGLTNTQFRNPHGLDSQDHYMSARDIATLSRRLVVDFPDVTNYSRQQIYNHPPTQKDAFGGSYAPQPSTFRNLLRRHPEVDGLKTGYTSQAGYCITATANLSGRKYIIVLMGAESVAQRETYVGDFMRSIGNEFQPLSVSRENDTIKDIAIPRARDNAYPVGTLKDVSIVVPRSNPAAEQVITLNDGIKAPLSKGDEVGTITYVVGEQEVYSVPLYVLEDVPQANIFMRFFRGIGSFFSWIYNTIRNTFF, from the coding sequence ATGAAAAAACATCTCAGAATCCTTTCTATACTAGTATTGACAATATTACTTTTTCCATCTTCCTTAGCCTTTGGACAAGAAGACATCAACTTAAATTCTTATATTGTAATAGATTCCGAGACAGGCTATGTCTTATACGAAAATAACCCTGACATTCCTTATGCCCCTGCAAGTATTACTAAGGTCATGACAATGTATCTTATCTTTGAAGCATTAGAAAGTGGACAAATTTCCAAAGATGAAATAGTGGTTCCTGGTGAGCAAGTTCGAACCGTTCAAAGACCAGGAAATAGCCAAATCTTCATAGAGCCAGGAAGTGAGCTTTTCACAGTGGATGAGTTGATCAAAGCAATCGCTGTACCTTCAGGTAGTGATGCAGCCATCGCCATGGCCGAACATATCGCAGGTAGTGAAATTAACTTTGTGACCATGATGAATGATAAAGCCAGGGAACTAGGACTTACAAATACCCAGTTTAGAAACCCCCATGGCCTGGATTCTCAAGACCATTACATGAGCGCTAGGGATATAGCTACGCTATCGAGGAGATTAGTGGTAGATTTTCCTGATGTAACAAATTATTCACGCCAACAAATTTATAATCACCCCCCTACTCAAAAAGATGCCTTCGGAGGGTCATATGCTCCACAGCCATCAACTTTTAGAAACCTACTAAGACGTCACCCAGAAGTTGATGGACTCAAGACAGGCTACACTTCTCAAGCTGGTTACTGTATAACAGCAACAGCTAACTTAAGTGGTCGAAAGTACATTATAGTTCTTATGGGTGCTGAAAGTGTTGCCCAAAGGGAAACATATGTAGGAGATTTTATGAGAAGTATCGGTAACGAGTTCCAGCCACTTTCCGTTTCAAGGGAAAATGATACCATAAAAGATATTGCTATCCCAAGGGCTAGAGATAATGCGTACCCTGTAGGAACACTCAAGGATGTATCAATCGTGGTTCCTAGATCCAATCCTGCTGCTGAGCAAGTAATTACTTTAAACGACGGAATAAAAGCTCCTTTAAGTAAAGGCGATGAAGTGGGAACCATAACATATGTAGTGGGTGAGCAAGAAGTCTATTCAGTTCCCCTATACGTACTAGAAGATGTACCCCAAGCTAACATTTTTATGAGATTTTTTAGAGGAATAGGTTCCTTTTTCTCATGGATATATAACACAATTAGAAATACTTTCTTTTAA
- a CDS encoding YaiI/YqxD family protein — protein sequence MRILIDGDGCPRVIKEKTYDLGLAYNVEVIFYTTIAHISQRNHPNCIILDNEMQSVDIRIANDTKKKDIVVTQDYGLASMVIAKGGNPIGVRGEIFTAENIDSYLLVRHENQKLRKSGLLRGGPPKFSHCDLVVFQEGLANLVEKNRKK from the coding sequence ATGAGAATACTAATAGATGGGGATGGATGCCCAAGAGTAATTAAAGAAAAAACATATGATCTAGGGCTAGCTTACAATGTGGAAGTTATTTTTTATACCACCATAGCCCATATTAGTCAAAGGAATCATCCTAATTGTATCATTTTAGACAACGAAATGCAAAGTGTAGATATTAGGATTGCAAATGACACTAAGAAAAAAGATATTGTGGTAACTCAGGATTACGGTTTAGCGTCAATGGTTATAGCCAAAGGCGGCAACCCCATAGGTGTAAGAGGTGAAATTTTTACAGCAGAAAACATAGACAGTTACCTTCTGGTCAGACATGAGAACCAAAAACTACGCAAGTCTGGACTTCTTAGGGGAGGGCCCCCTAAATTTAGCCACTGTGACTTAGTGGTGTTTCAAGAAGGTTTGGCGAATTTAGTCGAAAAAAATAGAAAAAAATAA
- the ppdK gene encoding pyruvate, phosphate dikinase, translated as MKRYVYSFNEGNRSMKELLGGKGANLAEMTKLGLPVPPGFTISTEACHLFYDENKTITEGLIQEIKKAMAEVEITLEKKFGSKENPLLVSVRSGAPVSMPGMMDTILNLGLNDETVLALAEETDNERFAYDCYRRFIQMFSDVVLDIPHYNFERALQRAKEIAGVTEDTMLDAAMLKDLVEEYKKIVRKSGGKSFPQDPYEQLLLAIKAVFESWNNPRAQIYRNINKIPSHYGTAVNVQSMVFGNKGDDSGTGVLFTRNPSTGENVLFGEYLMNAQGEDVVAGIRTPQPIAKLNTHMPEIYEEILKLCNTLENHHRDVQDIEFTIEKGRLFVLQTRSGKRTSKAAVKFAVDLVEEGLLTKEEALLKVDAYQLDKLLHRTISNEGNIEAIAQGLPASPGAATGKIIFDADEVEQMGKKGEKVLLVRPETTPDDIHGMVEAQGVLTTKGGMTSHAAVVARGMGKPCVCGCDSLDIDLEEQTLKIGNRVFNKGDVLTIDGSNGNVIIGEVELVEPELNNDVLTVLKWADETRDLAVRTNADTPQDAQKAREFGAEGIGLCRTEHMFMEPDRLPIVQKMILAETLADRKKQLDKLLPIQQNDFYGILKAMAGLPVTIRLLDPPLHEFLPDVAELAIELALLKEEAQLSNPDIQKREDLLRRVKALQESNPMLGHRGCRLAIVYPEIYEMQVHAIFGAVIQLINEGVEVLPEIMIPLVGEAKELEILKDMVNRIAEEYKEKSNKELKYMVGTMIELPRACVTADKIAEHAEFFSFGTNDLTQTTLGFSRDDAEGKFLPSYIQQKIYQDNPFAVLDREGVGALMDIAVSKGRKTRENLKIGICGEHGGEPSSIEFFHNLGLGYVSCSPYRVPIARLAAAQSSIRNK; from the coding sequence TTGAAAAGATACGTTTATTCATTTAATGAGGGCAATAGGAGTATGAAAGAACTTTTAGGTGGAAAAGGTGCAAACTTAGCAGAAATGACAAAGTTGGGTTTACCTGTGCCTCCTGGGTTTACCATATCTACGGAAGCCTGCCATCTCTTCTATGACGAAAATAAGACCATTACAGAAGGTTTAATCCAAGAAATCAAAAAAGCCATGGCAGAAGTTGAAATTACTTTAGAAAAGAAGTTTGGCTCAAAGGAAAATCCTTTACTAGTTTCTGTTAGATCCGGGGCACCAGTTTCTATGCCAGGGATGATGGATACTATATTAAATTTAGGTCTTAATGATGAAACTGTATTAGCCTTGGCAGAGGAAACTGACAATGAAAGATTTGCTTATGATTGCTATAGAAGATTTATACAGATGTTCAGTGATGTAGTACTGGACATACCCCACTATAATTTTGAGAGGGCCCTACAAAGAGCTAAAGAGATTGCTGGTGTTACTGAGGATACAATGCTAGATGCCGCAATGTTGAAAGACTTAGTGGAAGAGTATAAAAAAATTGTTAGAAAATCTGGAGGTAAATCATTTCCCCAAGACCCTTATGAACAATTATTGCTTGCAATAAAAGCAGTTTTTGAATCTTGGAACAATCCAAGGGCTCAAATTTATAGAAACATAAACAAAATTCCTTCTCACTATGGAACAGCTGTTAATGTTCAGTCCATGGTATTTGGTAACAAAGGAGACGATAGTGGAACAGGGGTACTGTTCACTAGAAATCCATCCACTGGCGAGAATGTGTTATTTGGAGAATATTTAATGAATGCCCAAGGGGAGGATGTAGTAGCTGGAATTAGAACACCTCAGCCTATTGCTAAACTCAACACTCACATGCCAGAAATTTATGAAGAAATTCTTAAGCTTTGTAATACACTAGAAAACCATCACAGGGATGTTCAAGATATTGAATTTACCATCGAAAAAGGTAGGCTATTTGTACTACAAACAAGAAGTGGTAAGAGAACATCTAAGGCTGCTGTGAAATTTGCAGTGGACTTAGTTGAGGAAGGACTCCTAACTAAAGAAGAAGCCTTACTAAAGGTTGATGCTTATCAGTTAGATAAACTTTTACACCGCACTATTAGTAATGAGGGAAATATAGAAGCAATTGCACAAGGACTACCTGCATCCCCTGGAGCTGCAACGGGGAAGATAATTTTCGACGCTGATGAAGTAGAGCAAATGGGAAAAAAGGGTGAAAAAGTGTTATTGGTTAGACCCGAAACAACACCTGATGATATACATGGGATGGTTGAGGCCCAAGGAGTTCTAACAACTAAAGGTGGTATGACAAGCCATGCAGCAGTTGTTGCAAGGGGCATGGGTAAGCCTTGTGTTTGCGGATGTGATAGCTTAGATATCGACCTAGAAGAACAAACACTAAAAATCGGAAATAGGGTATTTAATAAAGGTGATGTTCTAACAATAGATGGTTCAAATGGCAATGTTATTATAGGAGAAGTTGAGCTTGTTGAGCCAGAGTTGAACAATGATGTTCTAACTGTTCTTAAATGGGCTGACGAAACTAGGGACTTAGCCGTAAGAACAAATGCAGACACACCTCAGGACGCCCAAAAAGCTAGAGAATTTGGAGCAGAAGGTATTGGTCTTTGTAGGACTGAGCATATGTTTATGGAACCAGACAGACTGCCTATTGTTCAAAAAATGATTTTGGCCGAAACATTAGCTGATAGAAAAAAACAGTTAGACAAACTTTTGCCAATACAGCAAAATGACTTTTACGGTATTTTAAAGGCAATGGCTGGATTACCTGTAACCATTAGATTGCTAGATCCTCCGTTACATGAATTTTTACCAGATGTAGCAGAGCTGGCTATTGAGTTAGCATTGCTTAAAGAAGAGGCACAACTGTCTAACCCAGATATTCAAAAGAGGGAAGATTTGCTAAGAAGGGTTAAGGCATTACAAGAATCAAACCCAATGCTTGGACACCGTGGATGCCGCTTAGCTATTGTGTATCCAGAAATATATGAAATGCAAGTTCACGCAATCTTCGGAGCAGTGATTCAACTTATCAACGAAGGCGTTGAAGTTTTACCTGAAATTATGATTCCTTTAGTAGGTGAAGCAAAAGAATTAGAAATCCTAAAGGATATGGTAAATAGGATTGCTGAGGAATATAAAGAAAAATCAAATAAAGAACTAAAATACATGGTTGGTACGATGATTGAACTTCCTAGGGCATGTGTTACAGCTGATAAAATAGCAGAACATGCAGAGTTTTTCTCCTTTGGAACAAACGACTTAACCCAGACAACCCTAGGCTTCAGTAGGGACGACGCTGAAGGTAAGTTCTTACCTTCTTATATACAGCAGAAAATATATCAAGATAATCCATTTGCTGTTTTAGATCGCGAAGGTGTTGGTGCGTTAATGGATATAGCTGTTTCTAAGGGTAGAAAAACCAGAGAAAACCTTAAAATAGGAATATGTGGTGAACATGGTGGAGAACCATCTTCCATAGAGTTTTTCCATAACCTTGGACTAGGTTATGTAAGCTGCTCACCATATAGGGTGCCAATTGCCAGGTTAGCTGCTGCACAAAGTAGTATAAGGAATAAGTAA
- a CDS encoding pyruvate, water dikinase regulatory protein: MLDQKTCVYVLSDSLGETAELVVKAAASQYNSGHAEINRIPYVTDKETVKETIEDAEKDQAMVAFTFVIPELREYTVNLCKEKNIPFVDIMGPVMEQMARITNKKPRFEPGILRKLDTDYFKRIEAIEFAVKYDDGKDPRGLIRADVVLVGVSRTSKTPLSMYLAHKQIKAANVPLVPEVKPPKELFEIDPKKIIGLTISPHQLNEIRKERLLALGLRDHASYASMERILAELDYAEGIMRRLNCPVLDVTNKAVEETTGKMLSILREGI, from the coding sequence ATGTTAGATCAAAAAACATGTGTATATGTGCTATCAGATTCTTTAGGGGAAACCGCAGAACTTGTTGTTAAAGCTGCTGCAAGTCAGTATAATTCAGGGCATGCAGAAATTAACAGAATTCCATATGTAACAGATAAAGAAACCGTTAAAGAGACAATTGAGGATGCAGAAAAAGACCAAGCAATGGTAGCATTTACCTTTGTTATACCAGAATTAAGGGAGTATACAGTTAACTTGTGCAAAGAAAAAAATATTCCCTTTGTTGATATAATGGGTCCTGTCATGGAACAGATGGCTAGAATTACCAATAAAAAACCAAGATTTGAACCAGGTATATTAAGAAAATTAGATACCGATTACTTCAAAAGAATTGAGGCCATAGAATTTGCCGTTAAATATGATGATGGTAAAGACCCAAGGGGCTTAATTAGAGCTGATGTGGTATTAGTTGGTGTATCAAGAACATCTAAAACTCCCTTAAGTATGTACCTAGCACACAAGCAAATAAAGGCTGCTAATGTTCCGTTAGTTCCAGAGGTAAAGCCACCTAAAGAACTATTTGAAATAGACCCTAAAAAGATAATAGGGTTAACTATATCACCACATCAACTTAATGAAATACGTAAAGAACGATTATTGGCCCTTGGATTACGAGACCATGCAAGCTATGCATCCATGGAGAGGATACTCGCTGAGCTAGATTACGCAGAAGGAATTATGCGTAGATTAAATTGTCCAGTTTTAGACGTAACAAATAAAGCTGTTGAAGAAACTACAGGTAAAATGCTTAGTATACTACGGGAGGGAATATAA
- a CDS encoding spore maturation protein, whose amino-acid sequence MGFISILSQWAIPVMVFLVVLYSYIKGVEVFDTFVEGAKEGFQTAVKLIPFLVAMLVAIGIFRDSGAFAIITKLLSPITERVGIPSEVLPLALMRPISGSGALAMTTELMQTYGPDSMLGYIASTLQGSTDTTFYILTVYFGSIGIRRIRYAMTVGLIADAAGFIAAVIVCKLLLT is encoded by the coding sequence ATGGGTTTTATATCTATACTATCTCAATGGGCCATACCTGTAATGGTTTTTCTAGTTGTTCTTTACTCATATATAAAAGGTGTTGAGGTATTCGATACATTTGTTGAAGGGGCTAAGGAAGGTTTTCAAACAGCTGTAAAATTAATTCCTTTCTTAGTGGCAATGCTTGTGGCAATAGGAATATTTAGGGACTCTGGTGCTTTTGCTATAATTACAAAGCTTTTATCACCTATAACTGAAAGGGTTGGAATACCCTCAGAAGTATTACCTTTAGCCCTTATGAGACCTATATCTGGGAGTGGTGCTTTGGCTATGACAACTGAACTAATGCAAACTTATGGACCAGATTCAATGCTGGGTTATATAGCTTCAACACTACAAGGCAGTACAGATACAACTTTCTATATATTGACAGTTTATTTTGGTTCAATTGGTATAAGAAGAATAAGATATGCAATGACAGTAGGGTTGATAGCAGATGCAGCTGGATTTATAGCAGCAGTTATTGTGTGTAAATTATTACTGACATAA